The Aspergillus fumigatus Af293 chromosome 3, whole genome shotgun sequence region TCCCATCCATACTCTTATCGCTGCATCCAGATCACACTAGTTTCAGGGCCTCAGCCATTCAGAATAGGTCATTAAAAGTAAGCCAAGGCAACTGGTAAATGAGCACTAAATTACTGTGGGCAGATCTTTGCGGTAGGTCGCATGCTCTAGTTCCCTTTGGCGTGATTGGTATTGGATGAGGACTGCTgtaaaaaataataataataataataccaaTAATAATAACGATaacaataaaaaaaataaaaataaaatagaaATAAAGAAAATCCACAACACAAGGCAGAGGTACTCTGGCGAAGTACTGACATACAAGAAATAAGTACCTGCGGAAGACGCCGGACAAGGAACAGGTACCTCTCGCCCTCGCCCATCTTCCTGCCTCAGTCTCTCGTTGAATCTGTCCATCCATCTCTAGTTCTACCTCCCTTGTATTCCAAAGCTCTTTGAGCTGATCACACTCGTTTAAATCAATCGGGAGTAGTTTTTGAAATTTCCAATCAGAATATCTCGTCTTTCCCCTTCATACTCCGAAGACTTCGACACATTCCGATCGGCTTGCTGAGTGCTCAGTGTCACATTTTGCCCCTCGCAAGGCCAAAATGAACGGACACTATGGCCAGGAggaccaggaggagaagtTCGGACTTTCCGTCCATCGTCGAGGCCACAACAATCACAGCAGTTTTGACTCGCTAGACCAGCTCCCACCGGGAGCTCAAACGCCTATTCGGGCTGGTGAGATTCCTCTGGAGGATTATGCGTCTCCCGGATATCATTTCGCAACCGCTCGTTCGTCTCTCTGTCCAGAATCGTTTGACTCTCGTTCAGCATCACCCTCTCCGGTAATTACAGTCCCCACTCATTCCTTGATTATGCACATGAAACTAAGTCAAATATCTCGGTCACCAGTATCAGCACAATCAGCTGCTTCAAAGTCACCAGAGTCTTGCTCCTCTCGTCAATGCCTCCCCGTCTCCGTTGTTTGCCAAAGATTGGGTCCAGTCCGGATCGATTGCTCGCATTCACAAGCGTGATGATGCCGATATCTGGAGAGGATGGAAGCGCTGGGTCTTCAGCCTTGTTCCCTTCCTCACGCTGGCCAACACCGGTCTCTACCTCTTCTACCTCGGCCTTCGGATCGCCTGTATTATTCTAGCCCAAAACGCAGCCGGATACACATACGCCGGAGCTTGGGTTTTCGTAGCTATCGAGATCGCTGTTGCGATCCCCTCGTTGATGCACAACTGCTGGACCATGATGGCACTCAAGAAAAGAGGTCGACCCAAGCTGCGACTGACCGGAAATGATGTTCCTACCGTCGATGTTTTCGTCACCTgctgcggagaagatgacgaggTTGTGCTGGATACTGTACGTGGAGCGTGCGATCAGGACTACCCCCGCGATAGATTCAGGGTCATTGTGCTCGATGACGCCAAGTCAGCCACCCTGGAGGCTTCCGTTCGCCAGCTCGCCATTACTCACCCCAATCTCATCTACATGGCGCGAGAGAAGATTCCGGGCAAACCACACCACTTCAAAGCGGGTAACCTCAATTATGGCCTTGAGCAGGTGCACCATTTGCCTGGAGGCGCCGGCCAATTCATGGCGGCACTGGATGCAGATATGGTAATTTCCACTTCGCGTTTACTCTTGACTCAGGCCGTCTCCTAACTACTTTTTTTTCGCAGATTCCCGAGCAAGATTGGCTGCGTGCCGtccttcctcatctcctTGTCGATCCCAAGATGGCCCTTGCATGCCCGCCGCAGTTGTTCTACAATACCCCTCCGTCTGACCCTCTCGCACAGAGTCTGGACTTCTTCGTGCATGTGATTGAGCCAATCAAGGATGCGATGGGTGTTGCTTGGTGCACTGGGTCCGGTTATGTCGTTCGACGCGAGGCCCTAGACGAGATCGGCAACTTCCCTCTTGGTTCGTTGGCCGAAGACGTCGCAACCTCCACACTGATGCTCGGGAAGGGATGGAAGACCGCGTACATCCATGAACCTCTCCAGTTCGGTACCGTGCCGGAAGATTTTGGCGGACATCTTAAGCAGCGTACCCGATGGGCAATCGGAACCGTCGACACTGCCGTGAAGCTCAAATTCTGTCTGTGGGGTGACGCCGTTCGACAGATGACTGTTGCTCAGCGCTTTTCGGGATTCCTGTACGCAACACTCAGCTTGTACACCCTCCTTCTCACTGCCTCGATTTTCGCCATCCCCATTATTCTTCTGTGGGGCAAGCAGCTTGTTGCCTACGCGACTCAAGAGCAACTGCGTTGGCTTATCTGGGCATGCTTTGCCTCGACCATTTCCAACCGAATCTGCGAGTTCGCCCTCTTCATCCCCGCTGGCTACCACACCGGACAGAGAGGCTCGCGCTACCAGCTCTGGATGGCACCCTACATTGCCCTTTGTATTGTCCGGTCATTCATCCTCCCCAGATGGCTTGGTGGCCAGGCCCAGGCCTTCAAGCCGACCGGCTCACTCAGCTCCGCACTCGAAGAGCGTGATCCGAAACGGAGGAAGAACATGCTCGTCCGTCTGCGCGTGATCTTACTCAACTAcatggccttcttccaccttgCTTTTGTGTATGTCACGCTCGTTGCGGTCGTCATCTCGTCGTATCGCTGCTTCGCGCAGGAGAAGACCTTCCAAGATGTCATTCTTTGCTTGATCACACACGCCTTCTGGCCCCCGCTGaccttccttttcatctGCACTTCGCTTTGGACTCCTGTCGCTTACGCCGTCGATCCTCCTGCCATGCCTGACCGTGAGGATCTGTTGGTCCGAGACCCCAAGACGGGAGTCGCGCATCCGACCGCCCGGAGCAAGAAGATTGCGTTCGGTGGTCAGGCGGCCTGGTTCGAGCTGGAGTATACAGTGGCAACGGCTGCTACGATTTTGGTCTTCGTGTATTCGTTCTTTTTCTGAGATGATGTAAATGTATCGTGCTCTGTGATGCATTTGATGGCTGGATCGGCGTTTGGCTTCGTATTGTTCTAGACATTGCTCTACTTCCCCCCAGCATTTTCCCAAATAATGAATTCCAAATACGATGTCTATAATTCTATAATATGAATCGATGAATCAGACAATAATTATTAATCGATGACACATGCTCCTCGAATGCGTAGGGATtctatctacggagtaccgaGGCTACCTACCTAAAAACATACAAATCTTACGGAGCATGTACTGCCTGTGCCTTACATCCAGCTAGGGCGCAGGGATCAACAATGCCACCACGCAAGGGACAAGACAGCATAATTATAAATATCATTTGTCTAATGAGGTGATTGTTGACATATGCAACCTATTTGAGTTATTCAAAGTTGAGTTTCGCAGATCGCCAATAGTAGCGATGATGATCGTAAGCACTTAATATACGAGCTACCCATGTGTTATTTGCTTGGCCGCCTTACCAAACGAGGAGATGCCCCTGAGATATTTCGGCCTTTCAACCTGTGACACGGAAGAAGCCTCGCGGAGTGGGATGATTAAGGGTGCTGCGTGCTTCCTTGCAGGGCCACGTAGCGCTCGGTTAATCGTTGACATCTGAATTAAATTCGAATGGAGAGTGCCTTCGCGTTGTTTTGTTCTTGCTGCCATAACCTCGTAgaaatcacgtgactatGGCAGCCCTTTCTCGGCAGTTGTGTAGAGGACGGTTTGAGGACATGGTATATAGGTTGCCGGTGTTGGAAATGGATTAAGCAGAATAGTGACTACTGAAAGTCAATAGAGCCAACTTTTCTCTGATTTTGTACTGTTCGTGTATACCCAGGATACAGGCACTATCGTTCATGATGAgttgatatatatatatacatatgtATCCCGCCCAAGGTAGACAAAGGGAGTTAAGGGAGTATGGGTCACATAGCCCTCTTCAAGGGATGTGCCTCGGTGGTGAATACATATTCATCAAGACTAATCAGGTGAAAGCCCCACCGTGTAATAGGCATGCGGTTAGGCGTGTCGAACGTGGCGTACAGCATTTCGCCGACCTCGACGGCCTTGTTTAGCAGGTGTTTGTCATGATCTAAGTCGTAGGCCGCTAACAGACCGCCCAGGTTTCGGATATTGGTCTCAAAGGTATAAAAATGGCTGAGAGACGTTGTCTCAAAGTTGATATGAACGACTGCCGACACGGCTTCCTCGAATTCCTCGCGGAGTTTCATGATTTATAGGGCATCAAGGCTGTCAACGAGGGTGGCTCCCCATCCACCAAATCCGTTACGTGTTGTCCCAGAAAGCGGCGTAACCTCATCAGCCATCCAGGCGCGAGACTTGTAGGCAGACCAGCATCGGGTAAAAGCGTCTTTCACTGCCTTTGCCGTTGCCGACGAACTTGCGCTTTTTGAggatctgtctctgcaggaAAGCCTGCCTGCACCTTTGGCAATTTCTGTGGGCTTTCTGTGGGTAGCGGTGTCATTGACAGGGCCGGATATCGAGTCGGACGACGTGGTCACAAGAAAGTAGGCCCTACGACAAGTACATTCTGACTACTTTCTTTGGAGACACTATCGTTTCTGGAGATGGAGCAAGGCCATTGTGAGAAGTTGTTTGACCTTTGGAACAGGCCAAGGAACACTTGACAAGTAAAAGTACAGACAGATGAGGCTGAGAGCAGAGACTGATACCATGAAAGAATGGCGTCGCATGATGTTCATGTTTAAAGAATGACTGATTCTGTTGAGACCAAGTAGAAGGGATAGATCCCAAAGGGGTGCGTAAATGAACCTTGTTGCGTAGATGAATCACATTTGGGACATAGGTCAATTGAATTAATTTAGTCTATATTGCCAAAGACTTGGAATGGAATGAAGAGTTGAGGTGGGATTTTGAGTCaaggtgctgttgctgttgctgtcgcCTATAGGCGCTTAAAGAGCGTAGGGCTCTTGGAACTCAGCAGCCTAGAGAATAAAAGATGTACAACACAATTCTCCAGGGAGTCTAACTATAAGAGCCCTGTATCTTAACAGCCTCATTACTGACTTAGCGCCGACATTCTTGCGAATCTTCAGCAGTATTTACATCATACAAATAGCCAAGATCCGGCCCCCAAAGGCATGAGTAGGAGCTAGATACTCATTCAGTTAGAAGAATTGGACCTCTGTAGATTGGGGGGTGGCCTATCTCCTATGATCAGAATTACTTTATTTCACGCCTTTCATTATTGATGTCTCTTCAATGAGAGCTCATGATGTGTTAGTCGATGATATACTAAGCGCCTCATGGAGTCCTTCCGGCTTAACATCACCCTCTTCCTAGCCGTTTCATGGCTTCTTTTCCCAAatccctctctctctctcagcTTGCTACCATCCAGACGGAAGTGTTACACCACAGGACACACCATATCAAGACTCCACAAAGCATGCGACCTGCTGTGGTCAGGGCTACGCGTGTCTTTCAAATTTGATTTGCACGGCAACCGGTGACGAGATCAAAAACACAGATGCTTCTGTATGCTTGAGAATCCTGCACGGATCATACATGGCGTAGCTCTGCCTGTCCATTGTTCTGCATTAACCTGGACCCTCTGAACCTGAACAATCTTGCTGGTGGGCAAGGGATTAAAAAGTGTCCAAACACAGATTTGGATATGTACTACTGCATCGACTATAATATGGGGAATGCCAACTACAGTGCTCAACAACAGGTGTTGATTTTCAAGGGTATGTCGCAGCCATATATTGGGATTCTCGCAGGGGACCCAATTGCTGACCTTGTTATTCCTTCTCAGGTACACTTGCCGCTCTAACTACGATCGGGGTGACAGCGACGACGGAGATGACATCCTCTGCCTCAATGATATCCTCGACAACGACGGGGGGTCCATCACCAGCGGCAAGTACAGTAGCGGCTGAAACGAACACCTCTGCTCCACTCGAGCCGAACCAGCTCGGAAGCAGACCGGAGTCATCGCAAGCGCTGCAGTTGGCGGTTTCCTCGGTTTGGCTGCCATCATAAGACTAGTATACTTCTTCCATCGCCGTCGGAAGACACTGAGATGCGAGCGCCTTGGACGAACAGCCTCGTCTAAGTTGAGCTCAAGGGATGTTTATATGATCCGTCCCAGCAGGGCGCGACCGCGTTGTACGAGGCTCCTGCGACTGAGAACCGAAGATTTGAGCTTGCTGGGTAACATGATAGCTTCAATGAGGGTGGCGGTCGAATGGGGCTGATGGTAGTAGGTGACCAAAACATCAAGGTTGGGATATTCAGATCATCACTGGAACTCGAGAGTCGGAGGCAGGACCACATATGTCTGCTGAATAGCTAGAGCAATGTCCTCTTCAGAACTTCCCGGCTGATGGAGAAGAGGCGGTCGGAGGTGTTGTTTATTCTACAGTTCGCAGTCTTCTTGTGCATCGTCCGGTGTCCTCTGGCGTCGCATCCTTCTTTTAAACTCGACCATAGCAAGCGTGGCCGGCGTCTCATCGGGCCCCAAAACCTATCAGTCACGATGCTGTTCCCCCTTCCTGTTTCGACTTTGTGTCAGACCGAGAACGCAGCCGTTTGAAAGATTAGGGAACCATTTTCCGCCTGATCCCTATCAGGGATTCCTCCTAGAGCCAACGCCTATTTCCGTAGCCGTCTGGCTGCGACAAAGGAACCAGGCCAGGTTTGTCGTCTTTCTCCTTGATGCAGTTGAACGGGATGTCTGTTTCGACGACTTCCAGAGGAGATCCCCATGTTTCCAGTTGATTGAACACCTAGAACACGAGAAATGACATCATTTGTCAATCCGTCATTCTGGAAGAATTTGAAGTTGGGCAGCTGGACTCTGGTAAAGCCTAAAAGGAGAACCCAGTTTCAGAAATAGCTTCACGGCTATATGACCGGGACGACGGAATGACCATCACTGCCAGGTGCAATTCGTTTCTGATTGGCGTAGAGACACTGTTGACATGGCGGGCTAATGCCCTGGTGCAAATTGGCCGCTCCACAGTCCAACACTGCCCCTGTTGATCCAGAGCTCCAGGCATCACCCGATGATTTCATTGCACACTGTTGTCCATCATATAATCATGCAATATTAAGGTATCTATCCTTGGGATCTGGATAGGTGCCTGATTCTCGCCAAATAAGACAGGTCCCGCCATGTTACTCGAATAATCGCCGGTTGCGCCCTTCATTTACTTGTGGGAATCGTCCCCGTGCTCTCCGTTTCCAAAGCAATCCACATTCGACAATCGCATCAGACCACCGGTTTctccgcctccagctccaccatgACCTTTCAATTCCTGCAGCGCTTTCGCAGTAAGGATAAGGAGAGAGATAATGGGAAGGGCAAAGCCCGACCGAAAGACCAACCGGATGAGGACCCTTCCCAATCAGACCCGCGGACGGTCCTAGCGCAAGTGGGGATCTATCATGAAACCTGCAAGCAAAATGGCAATTGTCGCGATTTCAGGTCAatgcctcttcctccgcctcgaAGACCGTTGACTCCTCCCGACTACGAGCTCGCGGCCATCCGGGGCCGGAGCAACACCCTCACAGCCATTAATACGTCGACTACCAATTTTCTGGACTTGACCAAGAGCACCACCCTTCCCCAGGACCAGAGTCTACTCTTCTCGCGCCTACCCAAGGAAATCCGCCAACGAATCTACATCGAGCTGTTTG contains the following coding sequences:
- a CDS encoding glycosyltransferase family 2 protein; its protein translation is MNGHYGQEDQEEKFGLSVHRRGHNNHSSFDSLDQLPPGAQTPIRAGEIPLEDYASPGYHFATARSSLCPESFDSRSASPSPYQHNQLLQSHQSLAPLVNASPSPLFAKDWVQSGSIARIHKRDDADIWRGWKRWVFSLVPFLTLANTGLYLFYLGLRIACIILAQNAAGYTYAGAWVFVAIEIAVAIPSLMHNCWTMMALKKRGRPKLRLTGNDVPTVDVFVTCCGEDDEVVLDTVRGACDQDYPRDRFRVIVLDDAKSATLEASVRQLAITHPNLIYMAREKIPGKPHHFKAGNLNYGLEQVHHLPGGAGQFMAALDADMIPEQDWLRAVLPHLLVDPKMALACPPQLFYNTPPSDPLAQSLDFFVHVIEPIKDAMGVAWCTGSGYVVRREALDEIGNFPLGSLAEDVATSTLMLGKGWKTAYIHEPLQFGTVPEDFGGHLKQRTRWAIGTVDTAVKLKFCLWGDAVRQMTVAQRFSGFLYATLSLYTLLLTASIFAIPIILLWGKQLVAYATQEQLRWLIWACFASTISNRICEFALFIPAGYHTGQRGSRYQLWMAPYIALCIVRSFILPRWLGGQAQAFKPTGSLSSALEERDPKRRKNMLVRLRVILLNYMAFFHLAFVYVTLVAVVISSYRCFAQEKTFQDVILCLITHAFWPPLTFLFICTSLWTPVAYAVDPPAMPDREDLLVRDPKTGVAHPTARSKKIAFGGQAAWFELEYTVATAATILVFVYSFFF